The following DNA comes from Capillibacterium thermochitinicola.
GTTTTCTTTTCTGGGCTTGGTGCCAAAGTAAATCGCTCCTTTATTTAATTTTGGAGATATCGAGTTAAAAGTGCAGCACGGCACGGTCTGATAGGATCTGAAAGGTCGTATTAAACGGAGCGGAGAGAGCCTGTAATTCCTGCAAAACGCGTTCCGCGTCGGCCCCGGTATAAGGCTGCGGTTGAAAATGGACCTGATAATTATTGATGTTAATCGGATAAAAAGCGGCCTCTTTTATGCCGGAAGGCGTCAAACGGACTTGGAGAATTAAACCGTCCTGCACCTTTCTGCTGTAGGAGGCAAAGATAAAATTACCAAGACTATAGGCAATCAAACCGTGTTTGTAAACTTCGACCCCTTGAATGACGTGGGGATGATGCCCTACCACCAGGTGGGCGCCGGCGTTAATGGCAACTTTGGCCAAATCGGCTTGATAAGCTTTACGTTCTTTTAGCAGTTCGGCGCTCCAGTGGAAAGAGACAACCACAATATCGGCGAGTTCACGGGCTTTTTTGACGTCCACGGTAAGATAGCGGGAATCACCGGGGGCGGTTCCCGCCCGGGTGGCGGTGGCGTTAAACTCTAAAGGCAAAGTATTGTTATAAGCAAGAAAGGCTATTCTGATCCCGTTTTTTTCAAGGATGGCGGGGGTGCGGGCAGCGGCCAGGTTGGGGCCGGCGCCGGTATGGGCAATATTATGTTGTTCCAAGAGGGCAATGGTTTCGGCCAGCGCTTCCGGGCCATAATCCATAATGTGGTTGTTGGCCAGGGAAACCACGTTTAGGTTACCCGCTTTAAGGGTTTTTACCACCGGGGGCGCACAGCGGAAGGTGAAGGTTTTTTCCACGTAAACTTCACCCCGGGTGGAAATGGGTGTTTCCAGATTGGCAAAGAAAAGATCACTTTCCTGACAGAAGGTTTGCAAATAACGAAATGGATAAACGGGATCGGAGAAAAGGATTTTTTCCAGCGGGCCCCCCAGATAAAGATCGCCGGCTAAAGTAAGAACCACCTCTGTTTCGGGGTTTTGTCCGAAGACCGAGACGACCAGGATTAAACATAACAAAAGGGTAAAAAGGACCGCGTAAGGACGACAAACAAAGGTTAAGTTGGCGCGCACCGCTGGACCTCCCTTTGACAATAATAATAAATAATATCTTCCATTATTATATCATTAAGCCTACTAAGATGACAGCAGATTATCCCTTTTCCATTGTTCGCTGGAAGAAAAAGCGGGTGGCGAAATTTTGTTTTCGGCAGGAGTAGAGTCCCAAAAGGGGGAAATAGACTAGAGACCGTGGATGGATCGGAGGGAAACAGGTGAAGGAGGCCAACCAGGAAGAACAATTGACGGCTCCACAGGGAAGGGTTTTAAAGTTAATCCTTTCTTGGTTACGGGAGCACGATTTTTCAGAAGATAAATATCAACAGGCCAAAGCAATCTGGTTACGCTATCTTAAACGGATTGAATCCAGGACCCAGCCGTCCTTTGCCAATACGCGCCTGTGGGCGGCGGCGGTCCTTTACACGCTGGGGTTGCAGGGTGGGTATGAATCATTAACGGGGCCGCGGTTGGCGGCGGCTTTTGGTGTTTCCCCCACCAGTATCCATAACCGGGGAGTAGAGATCCTCCGCACCTTGGCGGGGACAGCGCGCCAGGGGGACAATCTGGTGAAGTTGCATCGTTTTTTCCCTTCGGAAAAGGCCGCCAAAGCCTTTCATGAATTGATTGTCTTCACCCAACACTCTGAAGAATGGATGAATTATGTGGCCACGGTTTTCGAAGAGTTCATTCTTTGGGAGAAGGCGGCGCTATCATTTGATTTGTTACTTGAGCTGTTGCTCTTTACCACTTGTGACCGGGTCTTACCGGAAGGGAAAAGTATTATCACCCTTTACTTGGAGAGAAACCGTGATTTGGGAGGAGAAGAACGAACTTTCCTTGAGTGTCTGGCCGCCAGCCGGTTCGGGATCTTTCAGGTGACCTTCGCGGAGAAGGACGGTCAGGTGCGGTTTAATGATTTATTCCGAGGGGATGAGGTTCCGGTGGCCCTGGGTGGGATTATTGCGCCACCCGACAGTTTCATGATGGGACGGATTATGCCCCATTCGCCGGGAAAAGACGGGTTTTGGCGGCCGGTCATCTTTTTGACCGCGCTGGAAGAACCAATGGTGGCCGCGCTGGAGACAGAGGCCAAAAAATGGTTTTGGCAATATAGTGTCGCGCATAAAGGGTGGGCGACGGAAGAAAGTTTTATTCGCGAGAATGGTTACCGGTTTTTACGGTGGTATCTCGAAAACATTACGGCCGGAACGGCGCGCTAAAGGTGGTATAATAATCTTACATATATTTAGGAAAGGTAAAGGATCCGAAGCGGAAAAAGAAGAAAGGCGAGGAGTAAAATTAGGAGGTAATGATCGTGGATTTTTTAAACCATATTGAAAAAGCACAACCGGAAATAATCTCAACGTTACAAGAGTTGATCGCAATTCCCAGTGTGAAAGCGGAACCGGCCGGGGCGGACGCCCCCTTTGGCCGGGAGATCGCGCGTGCCCTGGAGTATGTGCTGGCCTGGGGGGAAAGACAAGGGTTTACCGCAAAGAACCTGTCAGGTTACGCCGGGCATCTGGAGTACGGTACGGGCGAAAAGACCGTTGGCGTTTTAGTCCATTTGGATGTGGTCCCGGCCGGAGAAGGCTGGCGCTATTCCCCTTTTTCCGGAACGGTTGCCGACGGAAAGATCTACGGCCGCGGGGCGATTGACGACAAAGGTCCGGCGGTTGCCGTCATGTATGCACTCAAGGCCTTAAAAGAGAGCGGCGTCAAGTTGGGGAAAAAGATCCGGATTATCTTCGGTTGTGATGAAGAGAGCGGTTGGCGCTGTATGGAACATTACTTTAAACACGAAAGAAAGCCGGATTACGGGTTCACCCCGGATGCCTATTTCCCCTTGATTAACAGTGAAAAAGGCCAAATGGCCTTGAAGTTCGAGAGTGAAGTCGCGTCCGACGGTACCGGGGTTATTCTGAAGACCTTTACCGGCGGGACCAGACGTAATGTGGTTCCCGAGGAGGCCGAGGCGGTTTTGGCCTTTCCGGACCAGGAAGGATTGGAAAAAGGTAAAGCGGCGCTTTTAGCCCAAGGCATCGACGGGATCGAAGTGCTTGCCCTCCCGGAACAAAACCACCTGAAGGTCAGGGCGCAGGGAGTCCCGGCCCACGGCAGCACCCCGGAACTGGGGGATAATGCCGTTACGAAACTGGCGCAAGCTTTGGCCCCGCTGGAAGGAGAAGGATCCGCCTGGGCGGCGGTGCGATTTATCCGGGAACGCATCGGGCGGCAGACCGATGGCCGCGGTTTGGGGATTAATTGTCAGGATGAGGTATCGGGCGCGTTAACGATTAATCTGGGCGTGGTGCGTACGGAGGCCGGAAAGATCCGGATGGAAGTTGACATCCGTTCACCCCAAAGTGCCGACCATGAAACCTTGAAAGAGAAAATTGCTGACCACTTACGCCCTTATGGACTGAAGATTGCGGAGTATAGTACCATGCCGCCCCATTATCTCCCCGTTGATCACCACCTGGTGCAGGTGTTACTCCAGGTCTACCGGGAAGAGACGGGCGACTGGTCAAAACCGGTGGCCACCGGCGGGCGCACCTATGCGGTGGCGCTGGGCAACGGGGTGGCCTTCGGGCCCGGCTTTCCGGGGCAACCGGAGACGGCCCACCAAAAAGACGAATATATTGCCGTAGCTGACCTCATGAAATGCACACGGATCTACGCAAAAGCCCTTTACGCGTTAGCGAAGGAAGAATGAGGAAATAAGGAGAATCGGGCAATGGGTAAACGGGGAACGATGCTTTTCTTCATCGCCCTCCTCT
Coding sequences within:
- a CDS encoding CapA family protein, which translates into the protein MRANLTFVCRPYAVLFTLLLCLILVVSVFGQNPETEVVLTLAGDLYLGGPLEKILFSDPVYPFRYLQTFCQESDLFFANLETPISTRGEVYVEKTFTFRCAPPVVKTLKAGNLNVVSLANNHIMDYGPEALAETIALLEQHNIAHTGAGPNLAAARTPAILEKNGIRIAFLAYNNTLPLEFNATATRAGTAPGDSRYLTVDVKKARELADIVVVSFHWSAELLKERKAYQADLAKVAINAGAHLVVGHHPHVIQGVEVYKHGLIAYSLGNFIFASYSRKVQDGLILQVRLTPSGIKEAAFYPININNYQVHFQPQPYTGADAERVLQELQALSAPFNTTFQILSDRAVLHF
- the pepV gene encoding dipeptidase PepV, encoding MDFLNHIEKAQPEIISTLQELIAIPSVKAEPAGADAPFGREIARALEYVLAWGERQGFTAKNLSGYAGHLEYGTGEKTVGVLVHLDVVPAGEGWRYSPFSGTVADGKIYGRGAIDDKGPAVAVMYALKALKESGVKLGKKIRIIFGCDEESGWRCMEHYFKHERKPDYGFTPDAYFPLINSEKGQMALKFESEVASDGTGVILKTFTGGTRRNVVPEEAEAVLAFPDQEGLEKGKAALLAQGIDGIEVLALPEQNHLKVRAQGVPAHGSTPELGDNAVTKLAQALAPLEGEGSAWAAVRFIRERIGRQTDGRGLGINCQDEVSGALTINLGVVRTEAGKIRMEVDIRSPQSADHETLKEKIADHLRPYGLKIAEYSTMPPHYLPVDHHLVQVLLQVYREETGDWSKPVATGGRTYAVALGNGVAFGPGFPGQPETAHQKDEYIAVADLMKCTRIYAKALYALAKEE